One segment of Neobacillus endophyticus DNA contains the following:
- a CDS encoding GNAT family N-acetyltransferase → MYYKENELIIRPIIDKDIPKLWELIYKEEFPEWKKWDAPYYEHKQITYEEFVSKKESVINQENRWVIELNGEVIGTVSYYWEHKPSNWLEMGIAIYNPNFWSGGYGTKVLRLWINHLFNTLSLVRVGFTTWSGNERMIKLGEKLGMKMEARLRKCRYYNGKYYDSIRMGLLREEWELNSLFNKPAK, encoded by the coding sequence GTGTATTACAAGGAAAATGAATTAATTATTCGACCAATAATCGATAAAGATATACCGAAGTTATGGGAATTAATTTATAAAGAGGAATTTCCTGAATGGAAAAAGTGGGATGCCCCATACTACGAACATAAACAAATAACTTATGAAGAGTTTGTATCCAAAAAAGAAAGTGTTATAAATCAAGAGAATCGGTGGGTTATTGAACTAAATGGAGAGGTCATTGGAACAGTGAGTTATTATTGGGAGCATAAGCCTTCAAATTGGCTCGAAATGGGGATAGCAATTTATAATCCGAACTTTTGGAGTGGGGGTTATGGTACTAAGGTCCTTCGTTTATGGATAAATCATTTGTTTAATACTTTATCATTAGTTCGTGTTGGCTTTACTACTTGGTCAGGGAATGAACGTATGATTAAACTTGGGGAAAAACTAGGAATGAAAATGGAAGCAAGATTGAGAAAATGTCGATATTATAACGGAAAATATTATGATTCTATAAGAATGGGGCTTTTACGGGAAGAATGGGAATTGAATTCGCTCTTCAACAAGCCAGCAAAATAA
- a CDS encoding MarR family winged helix-turn-helix transcriptional regulator: protein MNREEILELRNTVQKFVRLFGLLEQNVTPCGFNLSPSQVFALQELENKTLTIGELANQLFLERSTVSRLVDSLVKGGFVNRLLNESNRREVLVSLTEKGERSLIQVREQSIQYYGSILNEVSEDSQHQILSGFKLFNDALLKKRSE, encoded by the coding sequence TTGAATCGAGAAGAAATTTTAGAACTACGTAATACAGTTCAAAAGTTTGTTCGATTATTTGGATTGCTTGAGCAAAATGTAACTCCGTGTGGTTTTAATTTGTCTCCATCTCAAGTATTTGCTTTACAAGAATTAGAGAATAAAACGTTAACCATTGGTGAATTGGCGAATCAATTATTTCTAGAACGAAGTACGGTAAGTCGTTTGGTTGATTCCCTTGTGAAAGGTGGTTTTGTAAATAGACTTTTGAACGAATCAAACCGTCGTGAAGTTTTGGTGTCTTTAACTGAAAAAGGGGAACGTTCGTTGATACAAGTAAGAGAACAGTCAATCCAATACTACGGTTCTATTTTGAATGAAGTTTCAGAAGATAGTCAGCATCAAATATTGAGTGGATTCAAATTATTTAATGATGCTTTATTAAAGAAGAGGAGCGAATAA
- a CDS encoding class I SAM-dependent methyltransferase — MDFHKDLSNVGWEEVKRRQLERVPLVYEWMKLADMKQGESVLDIGIGPGVFTLQYANSVGEEGTIYALDKSEEALDFFLRDVKEKMNNIIPICRNAETSLDAVGNVDIVMITDVLHHADSPIDLLRNVYKHINVDVRVLIAEFDKDSKGQIGPPLQNRISKEEVKKFAKSVGFQEVKDGNQDYEHYYMLLKK, encoded by the coding sequence ATGGACTTTCACAAGGATTTATCTAATGTAGGGTGGGAAGAAGTCAAACGAAGACAATTAGAACGAGTTCCATTAGTTTACGAGTGGATGAAGCTTGCGGATATGAAACAAGGGGAATCTGTTCTTGATATTGGAATTGGACCAGGTGTGTTTACTTTGCAATATGCCAATTCTGTTGGAGAAGAAGGTACAATTTATGCATTAGACAAATCGGAAGAAGCTCTTGATTTTTTTCTAAGAGATGTTAAGGAAAAGATGAACAACATTATTCCTATTTGTAGAAATGCTGAAACCTCATTGGACGCTGTAGGAAATGTTGATATTGTTATGATTACTGATGTTCTTCATCACGCAGATTCTCCCATTGATTTATTAAGAAACGTCTATAAACATATTAATGTAGATGTACGGGTTTTAATTGCAGAGTTCGACAAGGATTCTAAAGGTCAAATAGGTCCACCGTTACAGAACAGAATTTCAAAAGAAGAGGTTAAAAAGTTTGCAAAGTCCGTTGGTTTTCAGGAGGTTAAGGATGGAAACCAAGATTATGAACATTACTATATGCTTTTAAAGAAGTAA
- a CDS encoding DUF4279 domain-containing protein, which translates to MDKTQVMVYFSLYGDEFPIDDVTEKLEVIPSETYKKGDLIPKRLTACYRKETSWDIGTGYQFSLDVNNQLQQIINKLQNKSSIINEIKEAYSLECKFFIVIKIEGGNTPALYLGKNIIKFAARIEAEFDVDLYANPYDDFDE; encoded by the coding sequence TTGGACAAAACTCAAGTAATGGTTTACTTCAGTCTATACGGAGATGAGTTTCCAATAGACGACGTAACGGAAAAGTTAGAAGTAATACCTTCCGAAACTTATAAAAAAGGTGATTTAATTCCAAAACGTTTAACTGCTTGTTATAGAAAAGAAACAAGTTGGGATATAGGAACAGGCTACCAGTTTTCTCTTGATGTGAATAATCAACTCCAACAAATTATTAATAAACTACAAAATAAGTCATCAATCATTAACGAAATAAAAGAGGCTTACTCCTTGGAGTGTAAATTCTTTATCGTCATTAAAATAGAGGGTGGTAATACCCCTGCTTTATATCTTGGTAAAAACATCATAAAGTTTGCAGCAAGAATTGAAGCTGAATTTGATGTGGATTTGTACGCTAATCCTTATGATGATTTCGACGAATAA
- a CDS encoding SRPBCC family protein, with product MDTQVSTKMKILKPANEVFEAIVDPEKIGNFWFSRSSERWEQGKTVTLRYNEYNAQGDIKVMEVEENWKIVFSWGGYGQETVVKITLKELNRSTTIIEVTESGLKEDDPEIVNKMMGQKEGWVYTLTCLKGYLENGVNTLRASLIH from the coding sequence ATGGATACTCAAGTATCAACGAAAATGAAAATACTAAAGCCAGCTAATGAAGTTTTTGAAGCTATAGTGGATCCTGAAAAAATCGGGAATTTTTGGTTCTCGAGAAGCTCTGAAAGATGGGAACAGGGCAAGACGGTTACACTGAGATACAACGAATACAATGCTCAAGGGGACATAAAAGTAATGGAAGTAGAAGAAAATTGGAAAATCGTTTTCTCGTGGGGGGGATATGGTCAAGAAACTGTTGTTAAAATTACGCTTAAAGAGTTGAATAGGTCAACTACAATTATTGAAGTTACTGAATCAGGTTTGAAAGAAGATGACCCCGAAATTGTAAACAAAATGATGGGACAAAAAGAAGGTTGGGTATATACATTAACTTGTTTAAAGGGTTACCTAGAAAATGGGGTGAATACTTTAAGAGCATCATTAATTCATTAG
- a CDS encoding BlaI/MecI/CopY family transcriptional regulator produces the protein MQNKLPKISEAELEIMKVLWGKSPQTANEIIDKLELAMNWKPKTIRTLINRLVQKEAISYHQEKGQLYAYYPLISQDRYLQVETKSFLNRFYGAAFKPLLVNFLKEEKLSLDDISELKRILDEKTEENQRKGK, from the coding sequence ATGCAGAATAAATTACCGAAAATTAGTGAAGCAGAACTTGAAATTATGAAAGTTCTTTGGGGAAAATCCCCACAAACAGCAAATGAAATTATTGATAAGCTGGAGTTAGCAATGAATTGGAAACCGAAAACAATTCGAACACTCATTAACAGATTAGTTCAAAAGGAAGCTATTTCTTATCATCAAGAAAAAGGACAATTGTATGCATATTATCCTTTGATATCGCAAGATAGGTATCTACAAGTGGAAACAAAATCTTTCCTGAACCGTTTTTATGGTGCTGCATTTAAGCCATTACTTGTGAATTTTCTAAAAGAAGAAAAATTATCTTTAGATGACATTAGCGAACTCAAACGCATATTAGATGAAAAGACTGAAGAAAATCAGAGGAAAGGTAAGTAA
- a CDS encoding M56 family metallopeptidase, giving the protein MIDIIINIYLPLFFDWLLETSFMASILVGLILCFKVFLRNKLTPRWHYILWMILIVRLLLPWSPESRYSIYSFLSFGLKMTHSVETQTPTSLEKESLHEIKGIPIQKVLREEEHYAKNTLPISNGNNKVTTSLAKQNDKPISLYTMALYVWLTGVIVLSFTTFLVNRRLNTYIKTQPVITDRRILDIFNRCKKSMSVQKRIPLQFAGEISNPTVLGFFRPRVLLSRDLVNRLTDEQLRHIFYHELAHVKRRDVGVNWIMHSLLILNWFNPILWFAYVRMREDQELACDAFALTFMEEEEKISYGHTLINLLEHYTNYQVPSLENLSRNKSTLKRRISMIKNFNKKSYRLSALGVIIVIAVSSLSLLNVKADETNDKHSVKAITEKEPTIGAKIGESEAKKENPKPVDKKTINQKEWKDLSSIGNLPKPDFPTNAKDWIVFQIKEFSKKSDSKMTPIGYDKGYDYYLKSKLRGLGSYIRVEGVDLKKDFENLFELSGIIAHEQFVRTASIDPNGDAMEKTEYANQWKPTSKRMQISFEYMKELLNDIDVAINKDGKGHTFGVSHQLGGNKVNEMESFMRYYDGE; this is encoded by the coding sequence ATGATAGATATTATCATAAACATCTATCTACCCCTTTTTTTTGACTGGTTGTTAGAAACGTCCTTTATGGCAAGTATTTTAGTGGGACTTATCCTTTGTTTTAAAGTTTTTCTGAGAAACAAACTCACTCCAAGGTGGCACTATATACTCTGGATGATTTTGATTGTGAGGTTGCTACTTCCGTGGTCTCCTGAAAGCCGGTATAGTATTTACTCATTTCTTTCCTTTGGACTAAAAATGACTCATTCTGTTGAAACACAAACTCCTACTTCGTTAGAAAAAGAAAGCCTTCATGAAATCAAAGGCATACCTATTCAGAAGGTGCTAAGGGAAGAGGAACATTATGCTAAAAATACACTCCCAATATCCAATGGAAATAACAAAGTAACAACGAGTTTGGCAAAGCAAAATGACAAACCGATTTCCTTATATACTATGGCATTATACGTATGGTTAACTGGGGTTATTGTATTAAGTTTTACGACGTTTCTTGTCAACAGACGACTAAACACCTACATAAAAACACAACCGGTTATTACGGATCGAAGGATTTTAGATATATTTAACCGTTGCAAAAAATCTATGTCTGTTCAAAAGAGAATTCCACTGCAATTTGCAGGGGAAATATCAAATCCTACAGTTCTTGGCTTCTTTCGTCCACGAGTATTACTATCAAGAGACTTAGTCAATCGGCTTACTGACGAACAACTTCGTCACATATTTTATCACGAATTAGCCCATGTAAAACGAAGAGATGTTGGCGTAAATTGGATAATGCATAGTTTATTAATCTTAAATTGGTTTAATCCGATTCTTTGGTTTGCCTACGTTCGCATGAGAGAGGACCAGGAACTTGCATGCGATGCCTTCGCCCTTACATTTATGGAGGAAGAGGAAAAAATCTCGTATGGGCATACCCTTATTAATCTTTTAGAACACTACACAAATTACCAGGTACCTAGTTTGGAAAATTTGAGCAGAAACAAAAGTACCTTGAAAAGGAGAATTTCAATGATAAAGAATTTCAATAAAAAGTCATATCGTTTGTCGGCACTTGGTGTCATTATAGTAATAGCAGTTTCTTCCCTATCCTTACTTAATGTAAAAGCGGATGAGACAAATGACAAACATAGTGTAAAAGCAATCACTGAAAAGGAACCTACAATAGGGGCTAAAATAGGAGAGTCTGAAGCAAAAAAGGAAAATCCTAAGCCCGTTGACAAGAAAACAATTAATCAGAAGGAATGGAAAGACCTATCTTCAATTGGCAATTTACCAAAGCCAGACTTTCCAACAAATGCGAAAGATTGGATCGTGTTTCAAATCAAAGAGTTTTCGAAGAAGTCGGATTCAAAAATGACCCCAATAGGGTATGACAAAGGATACGATTATTATTTGAAATCCAAACTAAGAGGGTTGGGAAGCTATATTCGGGTTGAAGGAGTTGACCTCAAAAAAGATTTCGAAAATTTATTTGAGCTTTCGGGGATTATTGCTCATGAACAATTCGTTCGAACGGCTAGTATCGACCCAAACGGAGATGCAATGGAAAAAACAGAATACGCCAATCAATGGAAACCAACCAGCAAAAGAATGCAGATTTCATTCGAATATATGAAAGAGTTGTTGAACGATATTGACGTTGCAATTAATAAAGATGGCAAAGGGCATACCTTCGGCGTTTCACACCAATTGGGCGGCAACAAGGTGAATGAGATGGAATCATTTATGAGATATTATGACGGCGAATAA
- a CDS encoding GNAT family N-acetyltransferase — MLNSQELLMLDISYYETFSKRIDTRWGTLFFNENQPNYYDSNHAHIIDGCLQPQPVIDEVISFYQSKQIIPRFYIYNIENQQNLIIELIKRNFRYEELISPVQLWNNRVVEIQNNKRVTIEKVTNENYQEALDIESSIKEFGGKETIEKVYKEQFNHSSFTHYLLRLDGVACSTACIFEDGEQARMESVATIEEYRGKGLIGEVIQFIQKEVITRGIKRLWVFPINESIEKVYQKYGFQTVKKLTTGHAFLSGKSISEIRK; from the coding sequence ATGCTAAATTCACAAGAACTTTTAATGCTTGATATTTCATACTATGAAACCTTTTCTAAACGAATTGATACAAGATGGGGAACGTTATTTTTTAATGAAAATCAACCAAATTATTATGATTCAAATCACGCTCATATTATTGATGGGTGTTTACAGCCACAACCAGTTATAGACGAGGTTATCAGCTTTTACCAGTCTAAACAAATCATACCAAGGTTTTATATCTACAATATAGAGAACCAACAAAATCTCATTATTGAATTAATAAAAAGGAATTTTAGATATGAAGAACTCATTAGCCCTGTTCAATTGTGGAATAACCGGGTGGTGGAAATTCAGAATAATAAGAGAGTTACTATTGAAAAAGTAACAAATGAAAACTATCAGGAAGCTTTAGATATAGAAAGTAGTATTAAAGAGTTTGGAGGAAAGGAAACTATTGAGAAAGTTTATAAAGAACAATTCAATCATTCTTCCTTCACGCATTATCTTCTTCGGTTGGATGGAGTGGCTTGTTCAACTGCTTGTATTTTTGAAGATGGCGAACAAGCTCGAATGGAAAGCGTAGCCACAATTGAAGAATACAGAGGTAAAGGATTAATTGGTGAAGTTATTCAGTTTATACAAAAAGAAGTAATAACTAGAGGAATAAAAAGGCTTTGGGTTTTTCCAATAAATGAATCAATTGAAAAAGTATATCAAAAGTATGGATTTCAAACAGTTAAAAAATTAACAACTGGACACGCATTTTTAAGTGGAAAAAGTATTAGTGAAATTCGTAAATAG